The Thalassotalea sp. HSM 43 genome window below encodes:
- a CDS encoding tetratricopeptide repeat protein yields the protein MHIKILRIMLVPMVALFVSACQTTEEQPTSMQQYARQDLFGEGKTNTHLTTETFEKAFEFALSSERSGDTDQALYYYIQCLEYQPDNADVLYRIARIHDRQGNHKIAVRAYREALLNDNSMVFAHQALGIIEVENGNFELGKTHLLQAILQDQKRLEELGAVKEMGYFVPDTESPVDAYNVTGVIEDMDRNFELARTYYNLALKINAKSANILSNIGYSYYLTGDLVLAEKYFKKAINSNNQFKRGWTNLGLVYARKGQYNRAIKTFKQVMPEHDAYNDLGYFVLLEGRIDEAEYFFKKAIDLSPRYFEKANINLEKVEMKKRDMQLQQEQSLSLTQDKVSESVSLSTETGNQVAASIDTTVIETSQ from the coding sequence ATGCATATAAAAATACTAAGAATAATGCTGGTTCCAATGGTGGCCTTGTTTGTTTCGGCGTGTCAAACCACGGAAGAGCAGCCGACATCAATGCAGCAATATGCGAGACAAGATTTATTTGGTGAAGGGAAAACGAATACCCATTTAACCACCGAGACCTTTGAGAAAGCATTTGAATTCGCTCTGAGCTCTGAACGCTCAGGGGATACAGACCAAGCCTTATATTATTATATTCAGTGCTTAGAATATCAGCCAGATAATGCAGATGTTCTCTATCGAATCGCTCGCATCCACGATAGACAAGGTAATCACAAGATCGCGGTTAGAGCATATCGAGAAGCATTACTTAACGACAACAGTATGGTTTTTGCCCATCAAGCGTTGGGCATTATTGAAGTTGAAAATGGTAATTTTGAGTTAGGTAAAACCCATCTGTTACAAGCTATTTTACAAGATCAGAAACGCTTAGAAGAACTCGGTGCAGTTAAAGAAATGGGCTATTTTGTGCCAGATACTGAATCCCCCGTCGATGCATACAATGTAACCGGTGTGATAGAAGATATGGATCGAAACTTCGAACTCGCACGTACCTATTATAATCTGGCGCTCAAAATTAACGCCAAGTCAGCGAATATTTTGTCCAACATTGGTTACTCCTATTACCTTACGGGTGATTTAGTATTAGCCGAAAAGTATTTTAAAAAGGCCATAAACAGTAATAATCAGTTTAAGCGAGGTTGGACTAACTTGGGGCTGGTATATGCTCGCAAAGGTCAATATAATCGAGCCATTAAAACCTTCAAACAAGTCATGCCGGAGCACGATGCTTACAATGACTTAGGCTATTTTGTCCTTCTCGAAGGGCGTATAGATGAAGCGGAATATTTCTTTAAAAAAGCAATAGATTTATCACCACGTTATTTCGAAAAAGCCAATATAAATTTAGAAAAGGTTGAGATGAAAAAACGTGATATGCAATTACAGCAAGAACAGTCGTTGTCGTTAACTCAAGATAAGGTATCCGAATCTGTTTCATTGAGTACAGAAACAGGCAATCAAGTTGCAGCAAGCATTGATACGACTGTTATAGAAACGAGTCAATAA
- a CDS encoding type II secretion system F family protein yields MDYLLSLIREYTDDPATVQAIFYAVTGLAGVTLAAAISLFVSGVYSPIKIQLERLKTGEKQNFTKQEGFSKSLEQGLDKSSWLPSRMGGDSESKKLLIHAGYHNESALKIYNAIKLFLLLIAGAASLAALQYLPNMSSTMSFYVVAMIVGLGYIAPGLVLTHLANKRMNGLRKFFPDALDLLVVCCESGLGLLEAFQRVSKEMEFSHPELSHELALVCRKVRVGYSMQDALHEFSERTGLEDIRGLNSVIVQSLRLGTGIADTLRVYADEYRDKRLQAAEEKAAKLGTKMLFPMLFCIWPSFFIVAVGPAILKVMSVWDKAF; encoded by the coding sequence ATGGATTATTTACTGTCTTTAATTCGCGAATATACCGATGACCCGGCAACGGTTCAAGCTATTTTCTATGCAGTAACAGGACTTGCCGGTGTGACTCTCGCTGCGGCTATCAGCCTGTTTGTTTCTGGTGTTTATTCACCAATTAAAATTCAACTTGAAAGGCTAAAAACTGGTGAGAAACAAAATTTCACCAAACAGGAAGGATTTTCTAAGTCGTTAGAACAGGGGTTGGATAAATCATCTTGGTTACCTTCAAGAATGGGCGGCGATAGCGAAAGTAAAAAATTGCTTATCCACGCCGGTTACCATAACGAAAGCGCACTAAAAATTTATAATGCGATTAAGTTGTTTTTACTGCTAATTGCCGGCGCAGCATCACTCGCGGCATTGCAATATTTACCCAATATGTCTTCAACCATGTCGTTTTATGTGGTGGCGATGATTGTTGGTCTTGGTTATATCGCACCAGGTCTGGTGCTCACTCATTTAGCCAATAAGCGTATGAATGGTTTGCGCAAGTTTTTTCCTGATGCATTGGATTTGCTTGTTGTTTGTTGTGAGTCAGGCCTTGGCTTACTTGAAGCCTTTCAAAGGGTCAGTAAAGAGATGGAGTTCTCACACCCCGAGTTATCGCATGAACTTGCCTTAGTGTGCCGTAAAGTGCGGGTAGGCTATTCGATGCAAGATGCGTTGCATGAATTCTCTGAACGTACGGGTTTAGAAGATATTCGCGGTCTTAATTCTGTTATTGTCCAAAGTTTGCGTTTGGGTACGGGAATTGCCGATACGTTACGTGTTTATGCCGATGAATACCGTGATAAGCGTTTGCAGGCTGCAGAAGAGAAAGCGGCCAAGCTTGGTACTAAGATGCTGTTCCCTATGTTATTTTGTATTTGGCCATCGTTTTTTATTGTTGCCGTAGGACCTGCTATATTGAAAGTAATGAGCGTTTGGGATAAAGCGTTTTAA
- a CDS encoding type II secretion system F family protein, whose protein sequence is MSNELTFLLLIFGAVIFMSQTLLVSVYSPQRAKTKMLKTKLKDLSDSADAQLDLIKAKRLEKLSPMLRYVESETFVGDITSKLEMGGSKLFGHQYILIVITIIALVSPLVWLFTRDWLFLLVVAAIISFASMVKLNRDITKRFEKIEEQFPEALDVLKRGLQAGYAFSEALKLVCEESRGELAYEFNLMFHQINFGNDVKTALYNFVGRVPITSAMAFASAVSIQKETGGNLAEKIETLSRVIRQRFGFKRKVKTMSAEGRLSAWILVLTPFLLFAMLHIVSPGYLTQLVASEEGIDLLKFGLVSMMIGIWWISKLIQIEL, encoded by the coding sequence ATGAGTAATGAATTAACATTCCTGTTGCTGATATTTGGCGCTGTGATTTTTATGTCGCAGACGTTATTAGTATCCGTTTACAGCCCGCAACGGGCAAAAACAAAAATGCTGAAAACGAAACTGAAAGATCTTTCAGATTCAGCGGATGCGCAACTTGATTTAATCAAAGCCAAGCGCCTAGAAAAATTATCCCCGATGTTACGCTATGTTGAAAGCGAGACGTTTGTTGGCGATATAACCTCTAAATTAGAAATGGGCGGCTCAAAGTTATTTGGCCATCAGTATATCTTAATTGTAATAACGATCATTGCCTTGGTCTCCCCGTTAGTATGGTTGTTTACTCGAGACTGGCTCTTTTTATTGGTGGTTGCTGCAATCATTAGTTTTGCATCTATGGTCAAGCTCAATCGCGATATCACCAAGCGTTTTGAAAAAATCGAAGAGCAATTTCCAGAAGCTTTAGATGTGTTAAAGCGTGGCTTGCAAGCGGGTTACGCATTTTCGGAAGCTTTAAAGCTGGTTTGTGAAGAGTCACGCGGTGAACTCGCTTATGAATTCAACTTGATGTTCCATCAAATTAATTTTGGTAATGATGTTAAAACGGCATTATACAACTTCGTTGGCCGAGTACCTATTACATCTGCTATGGCGTTTGCTAGCGCCGTAAGTATTCAAAAAGAAACCGGTGGTAACCTTGCTGAAAAAATAGAAACCTTATCTCGTGTTATTAGACAACGATTTGGTTTTAAACGTAAGGTTAAAACTATGTCAGCGGAAGGACGATTATCAGCTTGGATACTTGTTCTGACCCCGTTTTTACTTTTTGCTATGTTGCATATCGTCTCGCCTGGCTACTTAACACAGCTAGTCGCTTCAGAAGAAGGCATCGATTTACTTAAATTTGGTCTTGTCAGCATGATGATAGGTATTTGGTGGATCAGCAAACTAATACAGATAGAGCTTTAA
- a CDS encoding CpaF family protein, whose protein sequence is MEMVAENYFESLSAQDLDIKQELYTQLIKMMDLSVLETMDSANAEEQITEACNHLLNETSRPLNLSVRQKIIKLIIDEILGLGPLETLFADPTISDILVNSFDNIFVERHGKLERVPVQFYDNSHLLNIIDRIVSGVGRRIDESSPMVDARLKDGSRVNAIIPPLALDGPSLSIRRFTVEKLRAHQLVEYRSMSEEIGKLIQAAVHGKLNILISGGTGSGKTTLLNILSGYIPSDERIITIEDSAELQLQQPHVVRLETRVANIEGVGEVMQRDLVKNCLRMRPDRIVIGEVRGAEAIDMLAAMNTGHEGSLTTLHANSPRDALSRLENMVCMGGIDMPVHNIRAQIASAIDLVVQLQRQEDGKRRITSVSEINGMEGDVITMSEIFTFQRRGKTESGDIIGEFKATGVVPNFHKQILMKGIDLPHSVFGVDIETINF, encoded by the coding sequence ATGGAAATGGTCGCAGAAAACTATTTCGAGAGTTTAAGTGCTCAAGATTTAGATATAAAACAAGAACTATACACACAGTTGATCAAAATGATGGACTTGTCGGTGTTAGAAACCATGGATTCAGCTAATGCTGAGGAGCAAATAACCGAAGCGTGTAATCATTTACTCAATGAAACCTCTAGACCATTAAATTTGTCGGTTCGTCAAAAAATCATTAAGTTAATTATTGATGAGATTTTAGGGTTAGGGCCATTAGAGACGTTATTTGCTGATCCAACAATTTCAGATATTTTGGTGAATAGCTTTGATAATATTTTTGTCGAGAGGCACGGTAAATTAGAACGTGTTCCTGTGCAATTTTATGATAACTCTCATTTGCTTAATATTATCGATCGTATTGTATCAGGTGTTGGCCGTCGCATAGATGAGTCATCACCAATGGTTGATGCAAGACTTAAAGACGGTTCTCGAGTAAACGCCATCATACCTCCTCTTGCCTTAGATGGCCCTTCACTGTCCATTCGTCGATTTACCGTTGAAAAACTTAGAGCGCACCAACTTGTTGAATATCGTTCAATGAGTGAAGAAATAGGCAAACTGATTCAGGCTGCCGTACATGGCAAATTAAATATATTGATTTCGGGTGGTACTGGTAGTGGTAAAACTACCTTGCTTAATATCTTATCTGGCTACATTCCGTCAGACGAACGCATTATCACCATCGAAGATTCTGCCGAATTGCAGCTGCAACAACCCCACGTTGTTCGACTAGAAACACGCGTTGCTAATATTGAAGGTGTAGGTGAAGTGATGCAGCGTGATTTGGTGAAAAACTGTTTGCGTATGCGTCCAGACCGCATTGTTATCGGTGAGGTACGTGGTGCCGAAGCGATTGATATGCTGGCAGCTATGAATACCGGTCATGAAGGCTCACTGACAACCTTGCATGCTAACAGTCCACGAGATGCATTAAGTCGCTTGGAAAATATGGTTTGTATGGGTGGCATTGATATGCCGGTTCACAATATTAGAGCGCAAATAGCTTCCGCCATAGATTTAGTGGTGCAATTGCAACGACAGGAAGATGGTAAGCGACGTATAACCAGTGTGTCTGAGATTAATGGTATGGAGGGCGATGTCATTACCATGTCTGAGATATTTACCTTCCAACGTCGAGGAAAGACTGAATCAGGAGACATCATTGGTGAGTTTAAAGCGACCGGTGTTGTGCCAAATTTCCATAAACAGATATTGATGAAAGGTATTGATTTACCACACTCTGTTTTTGGTGTTGATATCGAAACCATTAATTTTTAG
- a CDS encoding AAA family ATPase produces the protein MEHKVRKLFDWQENNTDSSQPEVMKEKSKMSLPVLIESLFVCADPNLQATTESFLQQIKNLRVTFESKLNFIKKDYQLVFITHTGDDIETKSNLERAGKAGFPIVLIAENLSQDIMKQAISLKVHDVLSMTEFEQEAFNTIKKVSDELFSQAELAPIISVINGKAGSGASFITNCMAQIIAEDATVAVVDGDLQFGTLADSMGFTPEYYLDQALQDVDELDSTAIKSMMCHRDNLSLLPVKSFSQINELSDIDHGQLSQLIYKIRSDYSYLITDLSRGLEAFSFNILDVSDAIFIVVQQNIVSIREAKALVKQLIERLGIPKAKISILLNRYSSKYSSISDKDVAEATGIDAVYAIENDHQFANSCTDLAKTVRELSSSKVIEQNLRNAIAQATPVEFMEKDSSGSFWSFLKRDK, from the coding sequence ATGGAACATAAAGTACGTAAATTATTTGATTGGCAAGAAAACAACACGGACTCAAGCCAACCAGAAGTGATGAAGGAAAAATCGAAAATGTCTTTACCTGTATTAATCGAATCACTATTTGTTTGTGCTGATCCTAATTTACAAGCGACAACAGAAAGCTTTTTGCAGCAGATAAAAAACTTAAGAGTGACATTTGAAAGCAAATTGAACTTTATTAAAAAAGATTATCAATTAGTTTTTATTACTCATACCGGCGATGATATCGAAACCAAAAGCAATCTTGAACGAGCAGGAAAAGCGGGCTTTCCAATTGTTTTAATCGCCGAAAACCTGTCACAAGATATCATGAAACAGGCGATTTCTCTTAAAGTTCATGATGTTTTATCAATGACTGAATTTGAACAAGAAGCATTCAACACCATCAAAAAAGTCAGCGATGAACTGTTTAGTCAAGCTGAACTCGCACCGATTATTTCAGTCATTAATGGTAAAGCGGGCAGTGGCGCCAGTTTTATCACCAATTGCATGGCGCAAATTATTGCTGAAGATGCAACGGTTGCGGTAGTTGATGGTGATCTTCAGTTTGGTACATTGGCAGATAGCATGGGCTTTACCCCCGAATATTACTTAGATCAAGCCTTACAAGATGTTGATGAGCTTGACTCTACAGCGATTAAGTCAATGATGTGCCATCGTGATAACTTGAGTTTATTGCCGGTAAAGTCGTTCTCGCAAATTAATGAATTAAGCGACATAGATCATGGGCAATTATCGCAGCTGATTTACAAAATTCGCAGTGACTATTCTTATTTGATCACCGACTTATCTAGAGGCTTGGAAGCATTTTCGTTCAATATACTCGACGTATCAGATGCGATTTTCATTGTTGTACAACAAAATATCGTGAGTATTCGAGAAGCCAAAGCACTCGTTAAACAACTGATAGAAAGACTAGGAATACCAAAGGCAAAAATATCTATCTTACTAAATCGTTACTCAAGCAAGTACAGCAGTATTAGTGACAAAGATGTCGCTGAGGCTACCGGAATCGATGCTGTGTATGCAATTGAGAATGATCATCAATTTGCTAATTCATGTACCGATCTCGCAAAAACCGTGAGAGAGTTGTCAAGTTCAAAAGTTATCGAACAAAACTTACGCAATGCTATTGCGCAAGCAACACCAGTTGAATTTATGGAAAAAGACTCTTCTGGAAGCTTTTGGTCATTTTTAAAGAGGGATAAATAA
- a CDS encoding TadE/TadG family type IV pilus assembly protein — protein sequence MLLKKNNKGMYTVEFAIVGSVFLLLFFSAMEISRLLFTWNVLTEVSRRAARVATVCNLLTDTSDISTIPAVTSPPANVTSSAIAGIDNLIPNLSAANIRIFYLNRNGTAASSLSTTHLVRAEIVNYQHELLIPGFFITLNSPTFSATLPAESLGATRWGYTTC from the coding sequence ATGTTGCTGAAAAAAAATAACAAAGGAATGTACACCGTAGAGTTCGCTATAGTAGGTAGCGTATTTTTACTGCTGTTTTTTTCGGCAATGGAAATTTCAAGGTTATTGTTTACTTGGAATGTGTTGACTGAAGTATCCAGGCGAGCAGCAAGAGTGGCAACTGTGTGTAATTTACTTACAGATACGAGTGATATCTCTACAATTCCTGCTGTTACATCTCCACCTGCTAATGTAACCAGTTCAGCTATTGCTGGAATTGACAATCTTATTCCAAATCTTAGTGCAGCAAATATACGAATTTTTTATTTAAATCGTAACGGTACTGCAGCATCAAGTCTATCTACCACGCATTTAGTGCGTGCTGAAATTGTCAATTACCAACATGAATTATTAATACCTGGCTTTTTTATAACTCTTAACTCACCAACTTTTAGCGCTACATTGCCTGCTGAAAGCTTGGGAGCCACGCGCTGGGGTTACACAACATGTTAG
- a CDS encoding TadE/TadG family type IV pilus assembly protein, with protein MIRSPGRKLSTKKRQLGLAAIEFTLILPLLLFFTFVVAEFSRLLYQYNALNHITRDALRYAINDARDGSTGNVTTVGIADESKSIAIYGGITSSGTLLPNLALDDFVFVDAVGDEGEFVTLTVTYDWQPLIFTELPLFVSGNTIDMSFPLVVRYTMRVL; from the coding sequence ATGATCCGCTCACCTGGTAGAAAACTATCTACGAAAAAACGTCAATTAGGTTTGGCGGCGATTGAGTTCACGCTAATTCTTCCATTATTACTGTTTTTTACCTTTGTTGTGGCGGAGTTTTCGCGACTTTTATATCAGTACAACGCTTTAAACCATATCACCAGAGACGCTTTGCGTTATGCCATAAATGATGCCAGAGATGGCTCAACAGGTAATGTTACAACGGTTGGGATAGCTGATGAATCTAAATCTATCGCCATATATGGTGGAATAACGTCTAGTGGCACCTTATTGCCCAATTTAGCATTAGATGACTTTGTTTTTGTTGATGCGGTTGGTGATGAGGGGGAGTTTGTAACGCTAACGGTTACTTATGATTGGCAACCGCTGATCTTTACCGAGCTACCGCTATTCGTTTCGGGAAATACTATCGATATGTCATTTCCTTTGGTTGTTCGTTACACAATGCGGGTACTTTAA
- a CDS encoding TadE/TadG family type IV pilus assembly protein, whose protein sequence is MLGRSKSVDKQKGNILVLFTLGIVVIIGMAALALDGGHILLNKNRLQNYVDAAALHAAKTLDTGGNHADARSAAVEMLQANLAHGDAFEINDGVATLPSSDSVLSTSTITAQLTVEFSQRPDPFASVTDASARYVLVRVSNVGLNSYFAGMFGLDKQISASAVAGPSTAITFCSNDLVPMMICGDSTQTAETNFGLGAGQLQALKIDSDPNSPVGPGNFQLIELDGLSGANDLRYAMAGADSSEYTCFSPGVDNESVPTQPGNVVGPVADGLNTRFGSYHGTMKGDENAYPRDQNTCEGNLIGFDDDGEVVIPTVTDPDTGVVSNDYYTYQNYLDDHATESCTSSKTILDGNFLPDSTENDAIKPLRREIRVVIGDCGDSSINGANTVDFLGFGCFFLTQQVQHTGNEAYVVGEFNSVCSGTGTPSGIAEDNPGPYTIVLYHVPGSTTS, encoded by the coding sequence ATGTTAGGTCGAAGTAAATCGGTTGATAAGCAAAAGGGTAACATTTTGGTGTTATTCACCTTAGGCATTGTGGTTATCATTGGTATGGCAGCTTTAGCTCTTGATGGTGGGCATATTCTCCTTAATAAAAATCGCCTTCAAAACTATGTTGATGCTGCAGCATTGCATGCTGCAAAAACGCTTGATACCGGCGGCAACCATGCTGACGCCCGTTCTGCAGCTGTAGAAATGTTGCAAGCTAATTTAGCGCACGGTGATGCATTTGAGATAAACGATGGCGTTGCTACCTTACCATCATCAGACTCAGTGTTATCAACCAGCACGATTACTGCGCAATTAACGGTTGAGTTTTCACAACGACCAGATCCATTTGCCAGTGTCACCGATGCCAGTGCGCGTTATGTGTTAGTGCGGGTTAGCAATGTGGGGCTAAATAGCTACTTTGCGGGAATGTTTGGATTAGACAAACAAATCTCAGCATCTGCAGTGGCTGGGCCGAGTACCGCTATCACGTTTTGTTCAAATGATTTGGTACCCATGATGATATGTGGCGATTCAACGCAAACTGCGGAAACAAATTTTGGTTTAGGTGCTGGTCAATTACAGGCTTTGAAAATTGATTCTGACCCTAATTCACCGGTCGGTCCAGGTAACTTTCAGTTGATAGAACTTGATGGCCTTAGCGGCGCCAATGATTTGCGTTATGCTATGGCAGGAGCCGATTCCAGCGAATATACATGTTTCTCGCCAGGGGTTGATAATGAAAGTGTACCTACTCAGCCTGGCAATGTCGTTGGCCCAGTAGCGGATGGCCTTAATACTCGTTTTGGTTCTTATCACGGTACCATGAAAGGCGACGAGAACGCCTACCCTCGAGATCAAAATACTTGTGAAGGAAATCTAATAGGCTTTGACGATGATGGAGAAGTAGTCATACCAACGGTTACTGATCCTGATACAGGTGTAGTTAGCAATGACTATTATACTTATCAAAATTACCTTGATGATCATGCAACGGAGTCTTGTACATCCTCAAAAACGATTTTGGACGGCAATTTTCTCCCTGATTCGACGGAAAATGATGCTATCAAACCATTGAGGCGTGAGATTCGAGTGGTCATCGGTGATTGCGGTGATAGCTCTATAAATGGGGCTAATACCGTCGATTTCTTGGGCTTTGGTTGTTTCTTTTTAACCCAGCAAGTTCAGCATACAGGTAATGAAGCTTATGTTGTCGGCGAGTTTAATTCCGTGTGCTCAGGAACTGGGACGCCATCTGGAATTGCTGAGGACAATCCTGGCCCTTACACTATCGTACTATACCATGTTCCAGGGAGCACTACTTCATGA